A genomic segment from Vespula pensylvanica isolate Volc-1 chromosome 25, ASM1446617v1, whole genome shotgun sequence encodes:
- the LOC122637219 gene encoding putative odorant receptor 92a has protein sequence MGKDSIEEIGIANVQRSFNWSSRLLKCMGVWPLKNYVPLFIFFFIYLSIHCSLTLLQLILSPKTMDNVISNMAENILLMMTLTKITVARVNRKALSKLLAEIKDCSLNEKYETKEEKLTFLNYTKLPPYFIIIIASSMTMVEILYYSTRLTYGIQSAKKNDSMGYQLPYRTLHIADLSDTRIYALICAYQTIIIPSILFGYVGFDCMFVNLSVQVIAQFAVLSYKVKALLNNSENYYEGMKEIVRRHYQLIRLTEALENNFNYLILQQLMGTTVHICICGYHLLMTKEMADNITLILFFLYVSCVLSTLFIYCFIGECFIQEVNKTLIICCMNGILITRLISFILFH, from the exons ATGGGAAAGGATAGCATAGAA gaaATAGGAATTGCTAATGTTCAGAGATCATTCAATTGGAGCTCGCGGCTCTTAAAATGTATGGGAGTTTGGCCGTTGAAGAACTACGTTCCgctatttatcttcttcttcatatatctttctattcatTGTTCTCTAACACTCTTACAATTGATTTTGTCTCCAAAAACTATGGATAACGTGATATCGAACATGGCAGAGAATATACTTCTGATGATGACACTTACGAAAATAACAGTCGCTAGAGTAAATCGAAAAGCATTGAGTAAATTACTTGCCGAAATCAAGGACTGTTCACTTAATGAGAAATATGAAACTAAGGAGGAGAAATTGACATTTTTGAATTATACTAAATTACctccatattttattataataatcgccTCTTCAATGACAATGgtcgaaatattatattactcgaCTCGACTTACATATGGAATTCAAAGtg caaagaaaaacgattccATGGGTTATCAATTGCCGTACAGAACATTACATATCGCGGATTTAAGTGACACCAGAATTTACGCTTTGATCTGTGCTTATCAAACAATAATCATACCTAGTATACTATTCGGTTACGTAGGATTCGACTGCATGTTTGTCAATTTGTCTGTTCAAGTAATTGCACAGTTTGCTGTATTGTCCTATAAGGTCAAGGCACTGTTAAATAATtctgaaaattattatgaagGTATGAAGGAAATTGTTCGACGACATTATCAATTGATAAg atTGACAGAAGCATTGGAAAATAACTTTAATTACCTGATTTTGCAGCAACTAATGGGTACCACCGTTCATATCTGTATTTGCGGTTATCATCTACTTATG acTAAAGAAATGGCTGATAATATAacattgattttattctttttgtatgTCTCTTGTGTGCTATCGACACTTTTTATTTACTGTTTCATCGGTGAATGTTTTATACAGGAAgtaaataaaacgttaataatttgttgtatgaatggaatattaattacccgattaatttcatttattctattCCATTAG
- the LOC122637220 gene encoding odorant receptor 67a-like, translating into MEEDSIEELGIANVRKSFIWSSRFLKCMGIWPLKNYVPIFLFFFIYLSLHCSLTLAQLFWAPKTMENVISNIAENIALTMTLTKITIARMNREALRKLFTEIEEYSLTQKYETKKEKLTFFNYTKLPPYFIIIIASSMALVEILYYTSRLIEGIQIAKENNSMGYKLPYRTLEIMDLRDSRIYALICAYQIIFVPCIVLGYVGFDCMFVNLSIQVIAQFAILSYKVKTVLNSSENYHEGMKELVLRHYRLIRLTEKLEHNFNFPIMQQLLGTTIHICISGYYVLMGKETKDNLKSFLFIVYVCSVTCTLFIYCFIGECFIQESTNFGNAIYNYDWYNLPVTDSKFFLICMIRTKKPQFLTSGKFAVLSLSIFTDILKTSMGYLSVLRTFL; encoded by the exons atggaagaagatAGCATAGAA gAACTAGGAATTGCTAACGTCCGGAAATCATTCATTTGGAGCTCAAGGTTCTTAAAATGCATGGGAATTTGGCCATTGAAGAACTACGTTccgatatttctcttcttcttcatataTCTTTCCCTTCATTGTTCTCTAACATTAGCACAATTGTTTTGGGCTCCAAAAACTATGGAGAACGTCATATCGAATATCGCAGAGAATATTGCTCTAACAATGACACTTACGAAAATAACAATCGCTAGAATGAACAGAGAAGCATTGCGTAAATTATTCACGGAAATCGAGGAGTATTCATTGACTCAGAAATACGAAActaaaaaggagaaattgacattttttaattatactaaattacctccatattttattataattattgccTCTTCAATGGCATTGgtcgaaatattatattatacaagtcGACTTATCGAAGGAATTCAAATTG caaaagaaaacaattctaTGGGTTATAAGTTGCCATACAGAACATTAGAAATCATGGATTTGAGAGACAGCAGGATTTACGCTTTGATTTGTgcttatcaaataatattcgtaCCTTGTATCGTATTAGGTTACGTAGGATTTGATTGCATGTTCGTCAATTTGTCCATTCAAGTAATTGCACAGTTCGCCATATTGTCCTATAAGGTGAAGACAGTATTAAATAGTTCTGAAAATTATCATGAGGGTATGAAGGAACTTGTACTACGACATTATCGATTGATAAg gTTGACGGAAAAATTGGAACATAACTTCAATTTCCCGATCATGCAGCAATTATTGGGTACCACCATTCATATCTGTATTTCCGGTTACTACGTACTGATG ggtaaagaaacgaaagataatttaaaatcgTTCCTGTTCATTGTGTACGTCTGTTCCGTGACATGCACACTTTTTATTTACTGTTTCATCGGCGAATGTTTTATTCAGGAA AGTACCAATTTTGGTAATGCCATTTATAATTACGACTGGTATAACTTACCAGTAACAGactcgaaattttttcttatttgtatgATACGAACGAAGAAGCCGCAATTCTTAACATCTGGCAAATTTGCTGTCTTGTCTTTGTCTATTTTTACGGAC ATCCTCAAAACTTCGATGGGATATTTATCGGTACTgcgaacatttttataa
- the LOC122637221 gene encoding putative odorant receptor 85d — translation MTLTKITIVRINKEPLAKLLMEIKEFSLSEKYNSKEQKMIFLKYTKLPPRFILAAVISMTISASLYYVNGVKVGIQIAKQNNSMGYQLPYKTLEIIDLRDSKIYALICVYQIVIVPSIVFGYVGIDCMFVNLSVLIIAQFAILSDKVKEALNNSENYHEGIKKLVLRHYHLIRLAERLEDNFNIVIMQQLLGTTIHLCISGYHLLMSKESKDGLTLILFILYGFCVMSTLFIYCFIGECLIQESTNFGNAIYNYDWYNLSSTNSKFFLICMIRTKKPLYLTSGKFVILSLTIFTDIVKSSMGYLSVLRTFL, via the exons ATGACTCTTACGAAGATAACAATCGTTAGAATCAACAAAGAACCATTGGCTAAATTGTTGATGGAAATAAAAGAGTTTTCACTATCTGAAAAATACAATAGTAAAGAGCAGAAAATGATATTCTTGAAATATACTAAATTACCACCACGTTTTATTCTAGCAGCAGTTATTTCAATGACAATATCTGCTTCATTGTATTACGTGAATGGAGTTAAAGTTGGAATTCAAATTG caaaacaaaataattctatGGGTTATCAGTTGCCGTACAAAACATTAGAAATCATCGATTTAAGAGACAGCAAGATTTACGCTTTGATTTGTGTTTATCAAATAGTGATCGTACCTTCTATCGTTTTTGGTTACGTAGGAATCGATTGCATGTTCGTCAATTTGTCTGTTTTAATAATCGCACAATTCGCCATATTGTCCGATAAAGTGAAAGAAGCATTAAATAATTCTGAAAATTATCATGAGGGTATTAAGAAACTTGTACTACGACATTATCATTTGATAAg ATTGGCGGAAAGATTGGAAGATAATTTTAACATCGTGATCATGCAGCAACTATTGGGTACCACCATTCATCTTTGTATTTCCGGTTATCACTTATTAATG aGTAAAGAATCGAAAGATGGTTTAACATTGATCTTGTTTATTTTGTACGGCTTCTGTGTGATGAGCACACTTTTTATTTACTGTTTCATCGGCGAATGTCTTATTcaagaa AGTACCAATTTTGGTAACGCCATTTACAATTACGACTGGTATAACTTATCATCGACGAactcgaaattttttcttatttgtatgatacgaacgaagaaaccGCTATATTTAACTTCTGGCAAATTTGTCATCTTGTCCTTGACCATCTTCACAGAC ATCGTCAAATCTTCGATGGGATATTTATCAGTCCTACGAACATTTTTGTAA